The Papaver somniferum cultivar HN1 chromosome 3, ASM357369v1, whole genome shotgun sequence genome includes a region encoding these proteins:
- the LOC113357795 gene encoding cytochrome P450 94A1-like, which produces MLELSWFLPILLIPSFTFIFLIFFNTSKSSSSKLPKSYPIIGSSFTLLANFYRHNQWAAEVLSACPTNTYVITLLGARVVITANPENVQHILKDHFSNYPKGEILRNILSDFLGNGIFNTDGANWKFQRQISSHEFNTKSLRKFIEDVVKMELNDRLVPVLSTTAERNTEIDLQDILQRFAFDNICKISFGYDPSYLSLSLEKSTEFAVAFEDATRISSERIGHMIHLVWRVKRFLNIGSEKRLRQATATIRESARKIVRQKKQELKDKSSSVLDGIEAADLLSRFVKDDNLDEDFVIDIVISFILAGQDTTSAALTWFFWLVSCNPRVEKEILKEINQTAQGEAGYDDVKDMVYIHASLCESMRLYPPVPIDSKEAANDDILPDGTVVKKGMRVSYSSYAMGRLENLWGSDYNEFKPERWLEKDYITGNLSFVSKDSYMYPVFQAGPRICLGKEMAFLQMKMVVVEVLRRFQVVPAMNDFEPVFISYLTSKMKGGFPVKIQKRTTDFSHFG; this is translated from the coding sequence ATGCTAGAACTTTCATGGTTTCTTCCCATCTTGCTAATTCCTTCCTTCACCTTCATATTCCTTATCTTCTTCAATACTAGCAAGTCGTCGTCGTCTAAATTGCCAAAATCGTACCCGATAATCGGCTCATCATTCACTCTTCTTGCGAATTTCTACCGGCATAATCAGTGGGCAGCAGAGGTTCTTAGTGCCTGCCCTACTAACACCTATGTCATTACTCTCCTCGGTGCTCGTGTTGTAATAACTGCAAATCCTGAAAATGTCCAGCACATTCTCAAGGATCATTTCTCTAATTACCCGAAAGGTGAAATCCTCAGAAACATCCTCAGTGATTTCCTAGGCAATGGAATATTCAATACTGATGGTGCTAACTGGAAGTTCCAAAGACAAATATCAAGTCATGAATTCAACACCAAGTCGCTTCGTAAGTTCATTGAAGATGTCGTCAAGATGGAGCTTAACGACCGATTAGTTCCTGTTCTCTCGACGACAGCTGAAAGGAACACTGAGATTGACCTGCAAGATATTCTCCAAAGGTTTGCTTTCGATAATATTTGCAAGATTTCGTTTGGGTATGATCCGAGTTACCTTTCCTTGTCACTTGAAAAAAGTACAGAATTTGCAGTTGCATTCGAAGATGCTACCAGGATAAGCAGTGAACGTATCGGGCATATGATCCATTTAGTTTGGAGGGTTAAACGATTTCTCAACATAGGATCAGAAAAGAGACTAAGACAAGCAACGGCAACAATCCGAGAATCCGCAAGAAAAATTGTCAGGCAAAAGAAACAAGAACTGAAAGACAAGTCTTCTTCCGTACTAGATGGCATAGAGGCTGCGGATCTTCTGTCAAGGTTTGTTAAAGACGATAATTTGGACGAAGATTTTGTGATTGATATTGTTATAAGTTTCATTTTAGCAGGTCAGGATACTACTTCAGCAGCTTTGACATGGTTTTTCTGGTTAGTTTCTTGCAATCCTAGAGTAGAAaaagaaatactaaaagaaaTAAACCAAACAGCACAAGGTGAAGCTGGTTACGACGATGTTAAGGACATGGTTTATATTCATGCATCACTTTGTGAGAGCATGAGGTTGTATCCGCCAGTCCCAATTGACAGTAAAGAAGCAGCAAACGACGACATTTTACCTGACGGGACCGTTGTAAAGAAAGGGATGAGAGTCTCATATTCTTCTTATGCAATGGGCAGGTTGGAAAATCTGTGGGGTTCAGATTACAATGAGTTCAAGCCAGAGAGATGGTTAGAGAAAGATTATATTACTGGAAATTTAAGCTTCGTCTCCAAGGATTCTTATATGTATCCGGTCTTTCAAGCAGGTCCGAGGATTTGTTTGGGTAAAGAGATGGCGTTCTTGCAAATGAAGATGGTAGTAGTAGAAGTTTTACGCCGATTTCAAGTAGTTCCAGCTATGAACGATTTTGAACCAGTTTTTATTTCGTATCTGACTTCCAAAATGAAAGGTGGCTTCCCAGTTAAGATCCAAAAGAGAACTACAGATTTCTCTCATTTCGGTTGA
- the LOC113357796 gene encoding peroxidase 70-like encodes MVSSSSFFLCCVVIFAAVFVTSEAQLTPNFYEKVCPEALPTIKGLVEKAIEKEPRMGASLLRLHFHDCFVNGCDGSVLLADTANFTGEMTAFPNNNSIRGFEVIDEIKAAVNSACGNLVSCADILAVAARDSVAKLGGPSYKVLLGRQDSLNASWMDANTNLPAPFLNLTGLLTSFASKNLNLQDLVVLSAAHTIGLAQCATFRTRIYNDTNIEPSFQADRQRICPPVIGTGDNTTVALDGTPFNFDNAYFNNLLAQKGLLHSDQELFKHDFSAADFLVRRYSTFPEAFMKDFGDSMIKMGNLKPPTGAKSEIRMNCSRIN; translated from the exons atggtttcttcttcttctttctttttatgttgtgtGGTGATTTTCGCTGCTGTTTTTGTTACCTCAGAAGCACAGCTAACACCAAATTTCTACGAAAAAGTGTGTCCTGAGGCACTTCCTACCATCAAAGGGTTGGTTGAGAAGGCGATCGAAAAGGAACCACGCATGGGAGCGTCTTTACTCCGTCTACATTTCCATGATTGTTTTGTCAAT GGTTGTGATGGTTCAGTTCTCTTAGCTGACACTGCTAATTTCACCGGTGAGATGACTGCATTTCCTAACAATAACTCGATCAGAGGTTTTGAGGTGATCGATGAAATCAAGGCCGCCGTTAACTCTGCTTGCGGGAATTTGGTCTCATGTGCTGACATTTTGGCTGTTGCAGCTCGTGATTCAGTCGCGAAG TTGGGAGGTCCATCATACAAAGTGTTGCTTGGAAGACAAGACTCATTAAACGCGAGCTGGATGGACGCAAACACTAACCTACCAGCACCATTTCTAAACCTCACTGGACTTCTGACGAGCTTCGCTTCAAAAAACCTCAATCTCCAAGACCTTGTAGTTCTATCTGCTGCTCACACAATTGGTTTAGCTCAATGTGCCACCTTCAGAACCAGGATCTACAACGACACCAATATCGAACCAAGTTTTCAGGCTGACCGACAAAGGATATGTCCACCCGTAATCGGTACTGGTGATAATACTACAGTAGCACTCGATGGAACCCCGTTTAATTTCGACAATGCATATTTTAATAACTTGTTGGCTCAAAAAGGTCTTCTTCATTCTGACCAAGAACTCTTCAAGCATGATTTTAGTGCAGCTGATTTTCTCGTCAGACGTTACAGTACCTTTCCTGAAGCATTCATGAAAGATTTTGGTGATTCCATGATCAAGATGGGTAACTTGAAACCACCTACTGGTGCTAAAAGCGAGATCAGGATGAATTGCAGTAGAATCAACTAA